The Thermotoga sp. nucleotide sequence CTCCTCCGTGAGAGCCTTTCTATAAGGTCTGTCACTTGTGAGAGCTTCGTACACATCGGCAACTGCTATGATCCTGGAGGGTAGAGGTATCTCTCTTCCCTTTAACCCATCAGGGTATCCTGTACCATCCCACCTTTCATGATGGTGTCTCACCCACTTGCTTTCTCTGTTGTTGAATATATCCACTTCCCTTAAGATGTCTTCACCCATGACTGGATGGTTCTTCACTATGCTCATCTCCTCTTTTGAAAGGATAGTGGGCTTTTTCAAGATGTGATCGGGTATTCCGATCTTTCCTATGTCATGCAGAAATGCCGCGTTGTAGATTCGATCCACCTTCTTGGGTGAGAATCCAAGTTTTCTTGCCATCTTCTTTGCAAGTTCTGCCACTCTTTCACTGTGCCCGCGGGTGTACTCATCCTTCTCTTCTAAGCTTTTCGCAAGAAGTTTCAGGTGTTCCAGCTTTGCCTCGTAGTATCTGTACCTGTAGTAGTTTCCAATTTGAATAGAAAGGACGGCAGCAAGAGAGACAGGGATGGCGATGAAACCGATGTACTGATAGAGGATGTAGATGACGGCAATGACAGGAATCATGAGGGCCATGCTTGTGACGGGGCCGGAAAGAACTTTAAAAGCGGTTTCTCGGATGTCGTCTCTAGAGAGGATATAAACGGCAAGGAAAACAAAGACATTGTTGATAAAAAAGTAAACGAAGGTGCTCAACAATACAGCAAAGGTATTTTGAAGACTACTTTGGCCAGATAGTCCGTGGAACAACAAGCTTGTGATGTAGGTGGTTATAGCCAGCTGGGAAAAATTGAATATGTATCGACTGATGGGATATTTCTCTCCCAGAAAAACTTTTATCAATTTGAGAAAAATACCAGATGTAGCAGCCACAAGGGAAGCTTCAAAAGGATTTAGAAGAACTGCCGCGAAAATATTAACAATGAAGACAGCTGATGTCTCTACTTTTCCTTTTGTGAATTCAAGAGTTTTTATATTGACACTATCGAAGAACAAATTTGTCAGGAAAAAGATGAAAACCAATCTCAATTGGTGGACCTTGAAGTAGTGGATATTTGTGGATAGCAATCCTA carries:
- a CDS encoding HD-GYP domain-containing protein encodes the protein MKRKDKTERNFLLYSLTILGVYLGLLSTNIHYFKVHQLRLVFIFFLTNLFFDSVNIKTLEFTKGKVETSAVFIVNIFAAVLLNPFEASLVAATSGIFLKLIKVFLGEKYPISRYIFNFSQLAITTYITSLLFHGLSGQSSLQNTFAVLLSTFVYFFINNVFVFLAVYILSRDDIRETAFKVLSGPVTSMALMIPVIAVIYILYQYIGFIAIPVSLAAVLSIQIGNYYRYRYYEAKLEHLKLLAKSLEEKDEYTRGHSERVAELAKKMARKLGFSPKKVDRIYNAAFLHDIGKIGIPDHILKKPTILSKEEMSIVKNHPVMGEDILREVDIFNNRESKWVRHHHERWDGTGYPDGLKGREIPLPSRIIAVADVYEALTSDRPYRKALTEEQAREIMIKQMSGTVLDPDLVKLLFEILDEEEKGEEKKDDD